CAACAGTCGGGCGCCGATTCTTAAATGTTAACTTgatggattttaaattttagtgtaAAACTCATTAGAAATGTAATTATCATCTGAAGTACATTTCAAtaccataaatatttaagttataGATTTGAATAGCCGGGTCAATGAATGGATCACCGAGAAGCTaacaaaaatacttaaatttaaagagaTCCTAATCCCTACCTATTATTAAAGTCTAAATTATGAAGATGAACTAGAGTCTTCACACTTTAGACTCTctacttaaaattatcaacaagaTCGAATTATTTAGAAATATTGAATGTTAATTATCTTGTTTGAGGACCGGGACGAAATGGAGTTCTCACCTGAGTCAGAATATTGAGACTACATGAGCCTACAAAACggtttttaattgtttttatcgaaaaaagtAATGTCACACCTTCCATAGCAAAAATTCAAGTCATAAACAATATCAGACAGAAATAATGAAGTAAATCgttgtttttttactttctgctaagaaaattgcgaattattcaaaaattcgggaaatCATTGTTcttggtccgattttcgaaaatcgaatttccatcagatctTGACATTTTGAAGTCTTAACAAGTTATTCTGActgttttcagaatgatgtccgtgtgtatgtgtatgtgtgtaaatgtaaattctttataactttttaactaatgaaccaatTTGGATGGTGAACGCGGCAAttgaaagagcttgttggctatcaactttcctgaaaatttcaaatcatttgattaagcagactcgaaaatattggcgaattacgaaaaaaattaatttttttttagttttttattgatagaaTACGTCGGTTACCgcctcaaaaatttattgtttttaaaaaaatcaaaaaattattagacgccggctaactttagtatcatgcGCTGCGCAGTTCAGAGAATGTGCTATCTGCccttgaataatttaataaaggGGAGAGACGAACCGGAAACACCCGAACCAACTATTTTGTCATACAGATTATACGTAACCTTGCCGAGGTTTGTTGTGTAGCCAACGGGTTACACAGCGCTCTCTATGACCAACTTATAAAGAAtggaaataaaacaattacatGTAAAAGCGGGAATTTTCGaatactttatatatttaaggctgggccgcacctaacgaagtccttaatttaagaattctaattatttattaaataattatcataacagcAATTTTATTAGCTTCCGACTAAAAGCAGAAGACGAAATTCCTCGGACGATTTTCATCATCCGAgtcccataaatattcaaaaagtaattcgaattcttaaattcaggaTTTCGCTAGATGCGGGCCACCCTTAagtagatttaaaattaaaaaaaactaagataAGAATAGAATTATTGTAATGGTCACTTAGAATAAAGGACTAATGAATATTTTGGGAAAACCCATGGGTATCCCTAATGACTACAATCCTTTTGTTGGCAAAAGTTTCCTAAAATATTAGAAAACAATTAAGGGATTATCTTGGCTGGGCCTAAGGTGCTATGACATCAAAGTCACACAGGTACAAGTAATTGCCCTAATAGCACAATTTGTTGTAtcaaaagtttactttacTAAAGTTTCctggaatttttcgtcaaatttccatcaacttcggacttttttgttttttacgacaatttgtatgTAACTTTCTATTCAATtttacgtaaatttactacccgaattaaaatgcaaatttacttcaaaagttgactagaaaaaagttgtcgtcaattttcaggcaaattttatttcaatttatttttaattcgacgaaaaattgttgagtatttttttatcatcaaattgaaaacatttttatgtataaatttgcttaccttctgaattAGCAAGAAAGAACACTAccgtctttttttatcgtaaaaagttaattctaaatcgaagaaaaattaaccgcaaatttttattttcatcttttgctgtaaaattgtctgcaaattcgggcagcagatttcaggtaattttaacatcaaattactgtcaatttcaagctaacgTGGCTatcagtattaaaataaaagaatgcGTAGAGTGCGCTCCTGTCACTTACTTCCggtattttctattttcttccGGTCACATGTTGACTCACTCATTTaagcgggaatttttttttatttaaaatttaaaaaatttttttcatctccagtactttttagaaaataattttcttaaatctGATGAATTTTCATCATCTATggaaagtaaattttgaattatgataatttaatttttgttgaagAGTGGGACAATAAATTGACGAATCAGCACAAAGTCAAGTGCGCATGCGTAAAATCtgcattgaaaataaaatttttgcaaaCACGTTTTCGTGCCGTTCGCTTGCGTTCACGTTGCGCCgtcagataaatttttcaatagaaaataaactttcaattttaaattattatttaaataaattagacTGTGGAATTAAGATCTGTACCAAGATGACGATGGTTGAGAATAATCAAAATCATGATTGTATTATTTACAATACGATTTCACGTGAGTACAAATTACAATTCTTATGGTCCACAAGAGGTTATGTGCAGTTTGTTTAATTTCGCATTTACCTTCGAGTTATCGTCAATTTTCCATTGACTTGATTTCAAATTTactcattatatttattcttttatttttaattactccaGCTCTTCGGAAACACGACGTACATGTTGCTGGATCCGTGGTGTTGCATGCGATAGCTCACACGCGACTGACAACGCGATTCGAGAAGAATTCAATCAACAATCAAACTCCAGAATCTTCTGATGACGAGGAAAAAGATTTTTCTAATCAGATTGAGGATGATCTAGTTTATTTAAGATCATTAGATCCCAAGGACTGGAAAAATCAGGACCACTATGCTGTCCTTGGTATCAAAAACTTCCGACATGAAGCCAGCGAAGATCTTATCAAACAAGCATGTaagtatatttattgattgatatatttatagttaaaTACTACGGgactcatatttttaaaaaataattcaacaagGCTGGAAATTtcataactttattttatttttttcaatggccGCGACTCGCATAAAAATTTCCGATCACGTgactgaaatttaaaaataatatttgataaattgcAATGAAAAATCTCATTGATGACCTGCTTGAAGTACTCGTTGAATAATTGaactgtaattatttttagacaaACAGAAAATACTGAAACATCACCCGGATAAACGCAAAGCGATGGGCGAAGAAGTACGGGCTGATGATGATTATTTTACTTGCATAACTCGCGCGTGGGAGACGTTGGGAAATCCAGCCAAGAGACGTAGCTACGATAGCGCTGATCCTGACTTCGATGACAGTATTCCGGACGAGAAGGACGCGAAGAATAATTTCTTCAAGACAATGGGTCCAGCTTTTAGAGTCAATGCTCGTTGGTCTGTTAAACAACCGGTACCTCAGCTTGGTGATCTAGATACTCCAAGAAATAAAGTAGAACATTTTTACTCATTCTGGTATGATTTTGACTCGTGGCGAGAGTACTCGTATTTGGACGAGGAGGAGAAAGAGTCGGGACAGGACCGTGATACGAGAAGGTGGATCGAGAGGAAGAATAAAGCGACCCGAGCTAAACGAAAGAAGGAAGAGATGCAGAGAATACGTTCGTTGGTCGATATCGCGTATTCACAGGATCCGCGGATCAAAAAATTCCAGCAGGAGGATAAAGATAAAAAGACGGCTATGAAACGCGCGAAACAGGAAGCTGCTAAAGCGCGTCAGCAGGAGGAAGAAAGATTGGCCAGAGAAACTGCTGAACGTGAACGCGTGGAAAGGGAGAAACGTGAGTCAGAGGAAAAGGCGAGACAGGAGGCTGCTAAACAAGAGCGCGAAGTTATGAAGAAAGCTT
This genomic interval from Microplitis mediator isolate UGA2020A chromosome 2, iyMicMedi2.1, whole genome shotgun sequence contains the following:
- the LOC130663819 gene encoding dnaJ homolog subfamily C member 2; amino-acid sequence: MTMVENNQNHDCIIYNTISPLRKHDVHVAGSVVLHAIAHTRLTTRFEKNSINNQTPESSDDEEKDFSNQIEDDLVYLRSLDPKDWKNQDHYAVLGIKNFRHEASEDLIKQAYKQKILKHHPDKRKAMGEEVRADDDYFTCITRAWETLGNPAKRRSYDSADPDFDDSIPDEKDAKNNFFKTMGPAFRVNARWSVKQPVPQLGDLDTPRNKVEHFYSFWYDFDSWREYSYLDEEEKESGQDRDTRRWIERKNKATRAKRKKEEMQRIRSLVDIAYSQDPRIKKFQQEDKDKKTAMKRAKQEAAKARQQEEERLARETAERERVEREKRESEEKARQEAAKQEREVMKKALKKERKALRDLCKSREYFAENPTESIKHMENVEKICELFKLNQLEEAIKELQTGGREAFLRIVGMTESKIEAERRAGITNQASDSRNNVLEKQVKAHLVPWSEHDLQLLIKAVNLFPAGTSQRWDVVANFINQHSSNGNTRDAKEVLAKAKDLQSTDFSKSSLKEQANKKAFDNFIAEKKSKDAVDERMPAVTERLDPPVTNGTTSEAKTQEQKSQQPWTPAEQKLLEQALKTYSNVAGPERWDHIAGCIPSRTKKECMRRYKELVELIKAKKAAQVAK